CGAAAAAAACCGCTCCGGCGAAGGAGCGGTCCATGTCGCGGTCCATCCCGCGGAAACGAAACGGTCGCTTCGTTCCCGGGTCAAGGTATTCAGGCTTAGCAGGCAATATCCGTTTGCCTCATGTCTTCGCCGAATGCCTTTCGTCGCACACGTTCCCACTTTCCTACGCTGGCATAACCCAGATCAGGTTCAAAGGGACCAAAGCGGTCAAGCGCTTTATCTCAGCCCGTGCGGGCGCCCCTAGTGGATTTCCTGGTACGACTATACCGCTGGCGGAAACGATTGTCAAGAATTGTTCGGGATCTTGTGCAGTCTAGCGGACCCTAGCTGCGCGCCAGCCGATTGGCGGACGCTCTTCTCAAGACGGGACGGACACCGCAGTACATGCCGCAAAGCCCCGCTACTGCCTGCGATGCACGCCGACCGTTTCCAGGACGTTGCCATCCAGCGTAACGGTCACGCTGTCCGTTTTAACCGTACCGTTCGTATAGGTCGCCTTGAACACAAAGGTTAGCGGACCGTCCGGCAGGTCGATGTAGCTTTCCTCCCACATTTCTCCGGTCCATGCGGTTTGTGCCGGGCTGCCGGTCTTCAGACCGACGGTCGTTCCGTTCATCGTGACTTCCACGCGCTCGGTCATCGTAGCCGTGCCGGTCTCCGTGGTTTTCGCAGCCAATACGAACTTCTCGCCGGCCCAAAAAACGTTGTACCCGCGCGGGCTGTCCTCGCTGCCGCTTGCCTGTTTGTTGTACTGCTTTCGGCGCTCATCCCACAAAACGGTATGCTTCACTTGTCCGGTCACGGACAGCGGCAGCACAGACAGCGTCTTTTCGACGATAACCGGCGCGGCTTTACCGTCCGAAACGGTCAGCTTCAGCCGATAATTGCCGGCCTTCACGCCGTTCAACACCGGGCCTGTTTTCCCGTATGGCGGCATGAGATTGTCACCGAAGGTCTGTACTTCACCGTCGGGGCCGGTCATCGTCATCTGCACGGCAAGCTTGTCGTTGTCCGGATCTTCGACCGCAAGACTGACCGCAACCGTATCGCCCTCGTAAACCGGCTTAGGCGCCCAGTCAAAATCGGCGGCCGGGGGCCGATTCGTTTCAATATAGAAAAACTTCGCCGGGCTCCAGTCGCTCCAATCGTAGCCGTCGTAGCTTCTGACCTGCACATACAGATTGACATGCTCCGGCAAATCGGAGACGGAAGCCCAAGAGACGGCATTGCCGGATTGAATGCCGGAGTCCTGCTCCAAATATCCGCCATAGCGGTAAATTTTAATCTGGTATTTAGTCTCCGGATCGGAATCCGCGTCGCCGTACGTCCACCGGAATGTCGGCCGCAGAACCGTTAGCTTGGACGGGTTGTTTGAGTCCGAACTGGCCGGGTCCGTAACGTTCGCAGCCGGAATTCGGTTCACGATTTTCACGGTTTGCACGGACTGGTCGACTTGGCCCAGATGATCCTCCACGACCTGCCGGATTTGAAACGTACCCAAGCTGCTGAACGATTTGGTCCACGTCGTTCGAGCCGTGCTTTGCAGCGTTTCGGTGCCGCCGTTTACGTTCTTGATGTAATATTCGTGCGGTAAATTCTCGCGCCCGCCGTCCTCTTTGTCGCGGGCCGTTGAATTCATCGTCACATTAACCCCGCGGTACGTCGTGCCCGGTGTAACCGTAAACCCCGCTTGCGGCGGGTCGTCAGGCGACGGAAGCGCGTTAACGGTGATGGACTTCTCCAGAAATGGACTCCACGCTTCGTACTCGTCCTTCACGGCCATCCCCACAAGATAAGTCCCTTTTTCCGTTGGCGTCACCAGTTTCGTCTGCACCGTATCGCCGGACGGCGTAACGTAATAAAACCTTTTCTCCATAATGCCCTTGGTCGCTTTATAATCGATTCCGGTGTTCTCCGTCGAGAAATTTGTTGAACTTAAGTAACGGTCCGGGTCGTGGCTGCGGTCGGTCCATTTGATCGTATGATCCGGGTTAAGTCCAAGATCGTAATCGACGACCGGAGGCCGATGCACGATCAGGTTCCTCACCGCCACATTCGATTGCTGACGATAGCTGTTAAAGGTCATCGAAGGATACGGATAATCCGGGTTCGGATCGTCCTCGGTCTTCTCCGTAATTTGGTACACGCCCACTTTACCGATTTTCGTGACGGGAGCGTGGTATAGATTCCCCTCTAGCGGCGACGGACCGGATTTCCCGTCTCCGGCATCCAGGAATTTTTCGTCCGTTTTCGTGTACGTCCATTCCGTTTTATCCGAAATGAACGGGTCGTTTTCAAGGTCGCTGCTTGTCAAGGTATATACAACCGGCTGATCGACGATGGCGACGCCGTTAACATGGGACGACGAACTAAGATCGTCCAGGTTCGCAAAGCTCATAGCCAGAAATTCGGTTTCCGGCAGCTCCGCAAACGGCCCGAACTTCCCGCCGTCATAGGTCATATCCGTCAAATCGATAACCGGAACATTGTTGACGCTGACTTTAATCCGGTGATCCAAATCGGAGACGGTGATGCCGTACGTTTGATGATCGGTAAACGGATATGGCACGGATTGCAGCACATACCGCTTGCCGCCGACTACTTTCGTCAACTGAATTTTTTCATGGTTCTGTTCGACACGATACATATTCGAGTTATCCTGGGCACCGAAGCTGAAGCCGGAGAACACATTGCCGGAAACGCTCCTATTCATCCGGATCGCGTACCGAAGCTGGATATTGTTCATCGAAGTCCCGCTCAATAATTGGTTCTGAGACAAAAGCGAGTCCGAGCCATCCCTATTGTGGGAAGTATCGTTCGGTACAATGTAAATCCTGCGTTCATGCCCAGAGAGCGAGCCGGATGTATAGAAAAAGGTGACTTCCAGTTCCCCGTTATCCAGCACATTAATGTCAGCCACACCCTCTTTGGACCCTTTTTGTATTCCCGTGGCAAGTGTTGTAACGGCCCCTGTGTCCAAATTCATTCGCTTCACGGATACGCCAGTAAAATTGGGATCATACACCGTGTAATAAAAGTTATTCCCGTTATCTAGCGTGGATGAATAGACATTAAAACTATCCGACCCGGTGCCGGCACTAGCCGCTTGATTAAACACTAAGCTTTGGAGCAGCGATAAACTGCCATCGTTTTGCAATCGATACTCCTTGATTGTCTGCCTCCCTGAAGTATCAATAGGTGTAGAGGAAAACAGCCGATTATCCACAGTCAAATTCATAAAATTCTCCCCAGAGGGCAAATGGCTGACTTTCTTGCCGGACGAAGCCTGATAAACGGTCACTGGACTGCTATATCTCTCAATAACATATTTCCCATCGCCGCTCGGGATTAAGGATTCGGGAGAAGAATAATAGCCCACTTGAATTTCAGAAGTTTTTTCTTTGTAATCGCCTGCCCCATATTCGTTTTTATCTGTCACAGGGTTATAAATGATGTATCCGTAATCCTGTGAGCCCGTACCGTCGCGATAATAAAATGAATATTGTTTTAATTGATTGTCTGACACCGCATCATCTGAATTATAAGTTGCATCGTACTGTTGGTTCTGATAAATATTTGAACTATACAGCGTTTGAATGGATGTCGGTACTTCGCTATCCCATGCATACGTAAATTTCTTTTGGTAGTTGGGATAGGCTGCGTTCTCATCGAGAGCGAAAATGGCATCCCCGTATGGCAGCGGAACATAATGGGGAGAAGCACTATCATAATGCTTCATAACAGCCCCGTCATAAATTCTGCCGTTAATCCGCATGACCGAGGACGACCGAATCGGTGTCCCTCCTGGCTTTATAAAGTCCGTAAACGTGTATTGATTGTACGTATCAAAGGTTTTACACTGTTGATCCATCCGGCAACTTGGCGAACGGGTTTCGGTATAAACCATCTGGTTTAAATAATCAACATAGACCAATCCTTCACCGTAGGTCTCCCCGTTGTTATCATGTTTCGCCACTTCAACCGCATTGTCGCCGAAACCTCCAATCGTCGACGCCGGATCTTTCGTCCATCGGTAAACACGAAGGACCTGGCATCTATTCCCACAATAACTTGTGCCAATATAATAATTGTTGTTAAGTTTAGCGTAATAACCATGGTACTCATTGTTCGTTTGAATCATCGTTACATTACTCGATGACGGCCCGAGTGACAACGAATAGCGATTCCTGTACGTTTGGGCCAGCGTAAGTGCGCCGCTGCTTGGATTTACCCCCCAGCTGGGCGGCTTCGATGCATTCCTGAAATCGCTGTTTGTCCATCCGCTTGCGGGATTCGTCAGTACGTTCGCCTTGAGCGGCACGGTCACAATCGGCTCAGGGGATTTGCTTTCCGACGAAACCTCAAACGATACGTTCGGACTGGTGTTGACCACATCGAAATCAAAATCTTTGCTGGCGTCTTTGCCCCAATCCTCTTTGACATAAACCGTCATTTTGTATTTACCGACTTTCGTCGGCGTCAGCGTAAAGTTTCGGCTGCCGTCGAGCGTCACATTGACCGCAGTCTCCTCGTCAAAATTGCCGTCGTTATCCGAATCCCGCCGATACGACACAACCGTTTTAACGATGTTGTCGCCGTCCGGACTGTACGAACGCTCCTGGAACGTTGTCGTCGCGCCGCGAATGGAGGGCGAGGCAAATTGAAGCACGGGGACGGGCGGCAGGTCCTCCAAAACCGTTAACGTCTGCTGCGCCGGTTGAAGCGAT
This genomic window from Paenibacillus humicola contains:
- a CDS encoding CARDB domain-containing protein; protein product: MAPIQAEAALGDNASVQTILDKNQFGQARYFAVAFMYYEAWSKNDGTWDPAKVGPGSTPNVTFPYTFSFPGRKVRNVIISKYDYQADSTDLFNRSRAGDASYRQYQNFISTNIKNYNISNKTGIGSSTISFTASVDALLDYPTKQVFNMNAPGSNYCPTTCTPSTLIYRYFIPILIEFQLDGKLEVHHYTTDGANIDSSFTDQSRDMQQGSPVSITPATDAAYTYAGYKKSTVSPPTSGVTLTTGSPPIFTYDGTYDKYYLNLYYTKKQAQTDKPDLEATNISSSSAIQVGQPTSFTGTFTNNGTNINTPFNVKVTDERGTVVKLQTFSSAASGATLQLPFSYTFPNTNSKTFKLYVDSANAVSESDETNNDVSGTFTPGQSPAQTDVTGDFDVLPNTITFRDPFKFQPKNFQLQGCTYQYHYYKIERNGLSWTSPNVYGQTTATSFTRSTYPSVIGVGTHDVYMRIVTSCGTTNWIGPKPLEVTSPTTNRPPQFQIAWVHPNAETVPVDTAAEGQTLSLVVIQNPTIPTPYDPDGDSWTFDGFDFAGSGDDWLQQIPAKYPQHPYLSYESIKMDGIGYHLIKAQMHDQWGAVATAYASITVLPPNPVPIIDGPEKVVEGRPLSEPVTADRSYSPAGRSINHSLDEWTNKKDVYTTPGTEIIKLDVYDSIGLKSLQPAQQTLTVLEDLPPVPVLQFASPSIRGATTTFQERSYSPDGDNIVKTVVSYRRDSDNDGNFDEETAVNVTLDGSRNFTLTPTKVGKYKMTVYVKEDWGKDASKDFDFDVVNTSPNVSFEVSSESKSPEPIVTVPLKANVLTNPASGWTNSDFRNASKPPSWGVNPSSGALTLAQTYRNRYSLSLGPSSSNVTMIQTNNEYHGYYAKLNNNYYIGTSYCGNRCQVLRVYRWTKDPASTIGGFGDNAVEVAKHDNNGETYGEGLVYVDYLNQMVYTETRSPSCRMDQQCKTFDTYNQYTFTDFIKPGGTPIRSSSVMRINGRIYDGAVMKHYDSASPHYVPLPYGDAIFALDENAAYPNYQKKFTYAWDSEVPTSIQTLYSSNIYQNQQYDATYNSDDAVSDNQLKQYSFYYRDGTGSQDYGYIIYNPVTDKNEYGAGDYKEKTSEIQVGYYSSPESLIPSGDGKYVIERYSSPVTVYQASSGKKVSHLPSGENFMNLTVDNRLFSSTPIDTSGRQTIKEYRLQNDGSLSLLQSLVFNQAASAGTGSDSFNVYSSTLDNGNNFYYTVYDPNFTGVSVKRMNLDTGAVTTLATGIQKGSKEGVADINVLDNGELEVTFFYTSGSLSGHERRIYIVPNDTSHNRDGSDSLLSQNQLLSGTSMNNIQLRYAIRMNRSVSGNVFSGFSFGAQDNSNMYRVEQNHEKIQLTKVVGGKRYVLQSVPYPFTDHQTYGITVSDLDHRIKVSVNNVPVIDLTDMTYDGGKFGPFAELPETEFLAMSFANLDDLSSSSHVNGVAIVDQPVVYTLTSSDLENDPFISDKTEWTYTKTDEKFLDAGDGKSGPSPLEGNLYHAPVTKIGKVGVYQITEKTEDDPNPDYPYPSMTFNSYRQQSNVAVRNLIVHRPPVVDYDLGLNPDHTIKWTDRSHDPDRYLSSTNFSTENTGIDYKATKGIMEKRFYYVTPSGDTVQTKLVTPTEKGTYLVGMAVKDEYEAWSPFLEKSITVNALPSPDDPPQAGFTVTPGTTYRGVNVTMNSTARDKEDGGRENLPHEYYIKNVNGGTETLQSTARTTWTKSFSSLGTFQIRQVVEDHLGQVDQSVQTVKIVNRIPAANVTDPASSDSNNPSKLTVLRPTFRWTYGDADSDPETKYQIKIYRYGGYLEQDSGIQSGNAVSWASVSDLPEHVNLYVQVRSYDGYDWSDWSPAKFFYIETNRPPAADFDWAPKPVYEGDTVAVSLAVEDPDNDKLAVQMTMTGPDGEVQTFGDNLMPPYGKTGPVLNGVKAGNYRLKLTVSDGKAAPVIVEKTLSVLPLSVTGQVKHTVLWDERRKQYNKQASGSEDSPRGYNVFWAGEKFVLAAKTTETGTATMTERVEVTMNGTTVGLKTGSPAQTAWTGEMWEESYIDLPDGPLTFVFKATYTNGTVKTDSVTVTLDGNVLETVGVHRRQ